The Arabidopsis thaliana chromosome 5, partial sequence genomic interval acaacaaaaccacTTTATACAAGGTGGAAGTAATATCTTGTGAGGGTACCTTTTTCAGCATGATGTTTGGTGCCCACTTGGGAACTTTTTCGATATCGTAGGCCCATTAGGAAGTATTGATCTCGGAATTGCCTCTCGAAGCTCCATGACTGACGCGCTTGCTACTCACTGCCGTAGACGACATCAGCTTGACATGTTGACCATTATTGTAACGCCTCGACTGTCCCTACTAGTGGGCCCCACGTCCTCTCTCGGGCTCATGGCCCACTCTTGTCCGACGGTTAGTATGCTACGTCTGGGAGAGTTTAAAGACTTGTTACCGACCCTACAAATCACCACATGATTATTTCTCATGCTTTGTTCTCACCCGTATGGTTTCGACAATCACTTCCTGGAAGGTCACCAATCCTGAAACTACTCCagcccaagcacgcttaactacgAAATTCTCTCAGGacgtttgaccaaaaatataagTGCATTTTGGTGACATAGGTGGCCAAATGAattcttttaaacctctcAGCATGCACCACCATATTCCTTTAACCTGGATGTTACAATTATCAAAGATGAGCTTGACACTATCCGTAATAGGATCCTTCAAACTAGTCGAGATATCTCAATgtggaaaaggaaaaatggCTCCTACAAGTTCAAGTTCTCGTCCCAACATACTTGGCACTTGAATCGGGAAGCAAATCCAAAATGTGATTGGTAATAAGGGAGTTTGGTTCCCCAACTCTACTCCTAAATTATCTTTCTTAACTTGGATTGCTATTCAAAATCGTCTAGCTATTGAAGATAGTTTTTTCTTGTGGAATGTAGGAGCGAACGGAATTTGTGGAGATCGAATATAGACAAGAAATCACTTGTTTTTCTCATGTTCTTACTCCTCCCAAGTTTGGACTACACGTGCCCAAGGCATTCTAGTTCACAGGTTCACAACAATTTGGGAAGCTCTACTTCCCTTACTCACGGATTCAAATACGTCACGACTTCACTCGTTCATCTATGGCGTGTACGTAACGGTCGACGTCACGAGAGATACCAATTACATCACCAAGCTTACTTCGATGATTGACAAGAGTGTATGCAATCGACTTAGCCTAACTGTTTCACCCATAGTTCCTAGTTTATAcctctttatatattttctgattttttaattgttatcaATTTTCATGATacatttattgtaaaatagttattttgggaaataaattttacattcatgCAATACAAAAACCTATATATAATTGAGATTTCTGACAATgccatgaaaatatttttaattgaacaaaaccaaattttattgatttttcattaaattgtAAGCATTTCTTTACTTCTCATTCAAATTGTTAACATTAATTAACTTTGCCAAAATAGTCGAGTCGTTAAGTTTGGctgagaaaataaattaacgGTTAGTTAAAGTTCTTACACAAAGActaaaaaatcacaaaaatctcatttaatatatttcttttacgtaaaatattattgaataTAACTACACAAGAATggttaaaattatttttttataaaatgatcTTTTACACATGTTAACAGCTTAAACagttaaaaaataatcttttacacaaagattaagaaatcacaaaatctcattgaatattacaaatttaaccaatacaaaatatattgtaaaataaagttggtcagaaaatattaaatacatttatgtTTGCATTGaaagttcaaaacaaaacttattttgcaacaaaaaaaaaaaccttaaactacaTAAAATTGAAACGTGGAGAGTAGATGTTAATctacaaaacaagattttcaGGGGAGACTTAACTCTGTTAATTTATTCTGTTTAGTCAAATGACACAAGTTGGAATCCCAAAAttgttttaacatattttgatAATGGGCTAAAggacttgtttttctttaggCAAAAAATTTATCGGGCTTAGTCTGCATAAGAAGTCTAAAAATCAGTATACTATTGTGAAAAAACCGAGTTTCATGAGTCGTTgatataaatcacaaaatttaacTAATATGGTGGATAATGAGAGTATTGAGTCGATTTTAAATCAGAATGGCAAGTGAAAAGTACactcaaacaataaaaaaacttttaatgtTTATGGCCATGTTTGTTTGTCCATCCACATGATCCATCCAAATGGAgatgaaaaatgatgtttgtttttgacaatttaACAAGCATTTGGATGGATCATCTGGATGATACATCTGAATGAGTTTCTAAATTTAGGCAAATTTATGAAACtcattttgatgaatttgattaaaccatttggatggagatggttcatccaaaaataacaaaagactGATATACCCTCATTTATAgtcataatttaaataattttattttctatagatttcttatttaatattttttaaattacatattgaaacaaaaaaaactcaaaaaatcatgaaatcacggattattcttttatgtcaaaatcgtaaaattgtggaattgtgttttttggccaaaaaccgcaaaatcataatttttgatgtaaaattatagaaatCGCTATTCCAcctaaaatcataaaactatatttacgCTGAAACcactaaattatattttcttgccAAAATGACGATAttatgttttcccgccaaaactgcaaaatcatgttttcctgccaaaattgcaaaatcatttttcccgcaaaatcatgttttcccgccaaaaccacaaaaatcttatttttacgCCAAAAacgcaaaatcatgtttttcccgccaaaaccataaaatcatgttttccgccaaaaccgtaaaatcatgttttttcgCAACACCGTAAAATTatgtttcccgccaaaaccgcaaaatcatgtttttcccgcccaaaccgtaaaatcatgtttttcccgccaaaaccgcaaaatcatgtttttcccgccaaaccgcaaaatcatgttttcctcGCCAAAACagtaaaatcatgttttcccgccaaaaccataaaatcatgttttcgCAAAtccgtaaaatcatgttttcccgccaaaaccgcaaactcatgttttcccgccaaaatcgCAAAATCGTATTTTActgccaaaaccgtaaaatcgtgTATTCTCAGCAAactgtaaaatcatatttttccgccaaaaccgtaaaatcgtattttcccgccaaaaccgtaaaatcatattttcccgccaataTGTTTGGTATTGATAATGGGTAATAATGTTgaatatttgtcatttgttaaaatgaaaacatgggtattttagtcatttttatctaaatgaaaatgtgaatgaactacaaaatgaaaatgtgaatgaactacaaaatgatcaaacaaataaagatccatttaaatgcatcatttagattaaattacaaataatgaaacaaacatcattcaaATGTATCATTCAAATGAATGTAAGTGGATCATTTGAATGGAAATGataaatgatgaaacaaacaGGGCCTATGTTAACATacattattatgtttttagcactatttatttataccACAATCACaaacattgttttgttctttaaaacaaaactaattaatgtAGTATACCACGTAGTAtctatataaatcacaaaatatttagGTTAGGATCCTCTAAAAAATATAGACATAaggatttggaaaaaaaaagatttgtgaaccaagaaaataactaaactTGTCAACAAAACCTTATTAAATTTGTCCAAATCAACtcaatatctatatatacatttttgtagacgttttttgaagataatgttgaagatttgagccataattcaacaattaattcaaatgggTGGGTATAACCCGGTTTAACTCTGTTCGGATCTTggataacatgtttaattctgTTCTGATCTtggataacattaatttttggaaaagttacctaaaaactaataatgaaaaacgaaattaattatttaattaccaaatttaatataaacaatatctctaaactaaccatatttgttatttaccttaactaatttcctaaaatatttctacctaatttaaacataaatatataattcttctttcacttttatttgatcttatactttatttattttgaatttatataaaatatatatagttaataaaatattatagttttttctgcatatgatgtaattcaattttttttaaacggacatatattattcaacctatgaagaaataatatatgtacAATGTCGCACATCGCTTagaaaaattggacaatggttcagacccatattataaaaggaccaaaatgattctgattacgaatgagcaggaagcttgatttatcaggcgtccaaaattaaaatagttatccgATTTACTCggggtttttattttaaagaattgaaactttaaaatgtttcaagaaattataaatattataacttaatcaaaatttaaatattataattttattataaagtttatctttaaaaaatgctttaaatatttataattttaaaacttataatttcttgaaaacttataaattgaattttaaaagaaatttaaacattataaatatatataaaatatattaatacgagACGATATATTACatgaaaaatcttaaatataatcaaggtcgatattgtattttttgtaagtttcaaattttataatattgaaatttataagaaaatgacaaaattatgtttaatttcacgggacTGGGTTATATGGTAGGAAGGGTTTGGGTGGATAATAATTATGATTatacaatgtcccacatcgcttaaaaaaattggacaatggttcagagccatactataaaaaggaccaaaatgatttagATTAGGAATGAGCATGAAACTTGATTTATGAGgtgtccaaaattaaaatagtttgtttactagggttatttattttaaagaattgaaactttaaaaagtttcaaaaaattataaattaaattttacaagaaatttaaacaatataaaatatattaatatgggaCGATATACTGCGAgagaaatcttagatataacactcaaaattcaatgatgaagtttgggtcaatattaatcttttttaaagtttctaattttataaatatttgaaatttataataaaatgacaaatttgtgtttaatttcacgggacggggttatatggtgTGACGGGTTTGAGTGGATTATAACATGGGATGGTATGCTACGGAAAAAAACCtataattaacaataataatataattatataatcttaaatactaaacaaaattaacaatattaaaaaaaaacacttaaaactttaatttttttaaaacacatttcgattcttttataagatttttctcGCAGtactaccacgggtgaaatcctagaattgacgggtttgaatcgatattaatatgggatggtgtactacggatgatattttagaattgactggtttaggttgataataatttgcgatagaattaggagtgaaatcctagaatgacaattaaaatataattacacaattaaatactaccacaGGTGAAATCTTAAAATTGACGGGcttgattcgatattaatatgggatggtgtactacgagtgaaattttagaattgactggtttgggttgataataatttgcggTAGAACTAGAAGTGAAATCCTGGAATGACAATCaagttattattatacaattaaatactaacacgggtgaaatcctagaattgacgggtttgattcgatattaatatgggatggtgtactacgggtgaaatccgagaaacaacaatcaaaatacaattatacaatattaaacatttaacaaaataaacaaatacaactgaaaactttaaaatttgagttataaaatttcgTCTTGCGatgaattatacatttaaatcaaacaatagcataaatttattaaatcatcctaaaaaagattcaattattttttatttaatgaaaatataggcccgcggtataccgcatGTTAATATCTAGTTATACTTTATAACCCCaaaataagttaaaaatatcatcaatacaTAATTAAATCTTGTCCTCATAGACTATACTTGTCTATGAAATAATGAActaaagtttcattttttgcCCTTTTCGCAATTGTTATCCTTCGAAGATTTTCTTCGTTTCACTGGTCGAGTACGCTTCTTCACGTAGTTATCGTCCAAAGGTTTCGGTATCTGAAATGAGAATTGAGAACGATTTACCCCTTCTCTCACGTATTCTGGGTGGTTGTCCAAGAAACTGCAAGTCAAAAATGAGGTTAAATTGCAAAATGATTCTATACATTGGTTTGCAAACTGGTAAGACATTGATACACTGATTCTCATCCCTAAAATcagatataaaagaaaaagactataggaaaaggaaacaaagagaTGGAACGCCTACAGATAATCCTAAACTAGGAAATTCAAAGAGTGTTAACCTATGagctttttttataaattacatAACAGTTGTTAGAAAATATTACCTTTGAACCTCAGCCGATGATCTTAGCCTCTCTCCTGATGGAGGAAAATAATAGCTGAATGACAATGAGAAAgcaaattataataatatcatTATGATTTTACatcattggaaaaaaaaagtgacaAACTTACACGTCTGCGAATTTTGTGGATTCACTTCTAATATGGACAGAACGTGACCAGCCGGTGGGTATGGGAGGGATGCTAGGCCATGTATCACATGTTGTTCCATCTTGAGGAACATTACATGACATGTTTGGCGTCCAACCAGATGTTGTGCCGCAGACAAATGGGGTTTGAagttgtgtttctttgattatatTGTAGTGTTGCATCGAAGGTATGAGCCTCCATTTCTTACAATCGGTGCACTGAACCATAAAATCCTTAGGGACGCGCTTTGT includes:
- the MBD12 gene encoding methyl-CPG-binding domain 12 (methyl-CPG-binding domain 12 (MBD12); FUNCTIONS IN: methyl-CpG binding; INVOLVED IN: biological_process unknown; LOCATED IN: nucleus; CONTAINS InterPro DOMAIN/s: DNA-binding, integrase-type (InterPro:IPR016177), Methyl-CpG DNA binding (InterPro:IPR001739), Zinc finger, CW-type (InterPro:IPR011124); BEST Arabidopsis thaliana protein match is: methyl-CPG-binding domain protein 02 (TAIR:AT5G35330.3); Has 35333 Blast hits to 34131 proteins in 2444 species: Archae - 798; Bacteria - 22429; Metazoa - 974; Fungi - 991; Plants - 531; Viruses - 0; Other Eukaryotes - 9610 (source: NCBI BLink).) translates to MVQCTDCKKWRLIPSMQHYNIIKETQLQTPFVCGTTSGWTPNMSCNVPQDGTTCDTWPSIPPIPTGWSRSVHIRSESTKFADVYYFPPSGERLRSSAEVQSFLDNHPEYVREGVNRSQFSFQIPKPLDDNYVKKRTRPVKRRKSSKDNNCEKGKK